One Saccharopolyspora erythraea NRRL 2338 genomic region harbors:
- a CDS encoding TIGR02680 family protein: protein MNASRWIPSRAGILNVWRYYDEVFEFHEGRLLLRGQNGSGKSKALELLLPFLFDASLRAHRLSTFGTSERTMHWNLMGDGASGTTRVGYVWLEFRLPGGPDRWFTCGARLQASKNTTTAHADYFTTGQRIGTDVTLVNDSGQPLTKAVLEERLGDSGVLHGNAGDYRAAVRSTLFPTLNEQRYDALITALLQLRTPKLSQRLDPQLLSSLLSRALPPLGQQEIADLAEGFERLDRQRERLANLDEEVAATKTLASRQKSYAQRVLRAAAGNLITSTTELDKLTRTARESAEEYEGVAEAKTRAEWRAETLELDIESTESRITGLTESERYKKGEEYDRLRRQTTDAELQATAVGEDAAEKRSQADKDRQAAHDAARETDRRAETARAQQTETSHAATRAGMTSLHDEIAASLDTDVQPRRLLRAAVRSRHEQLDGVRAAIGTHDRAVERRTQAEDELDQARTVLSQARERREAAAAQHEAALARLSARVRDWASCCRELHFPDPDALLELIESETGLLTHVDSVAAAALEAITRDETSTSARLDAVRADRKQLSTEVDRLAGEQDLPPDPPLSRTADRSTMTGAPLWRLVDFADTTSETVHGPIEAALQASGLLDAWIGHNGAVAGHDVFADPAVLAAVPMSLADVLVPEQDAEVPADVVRKLLSTVAFGDELPPEHPAAIGADGSWRLGNVTGTWSKEHPAHIGVLARRRARQRRIDELRERIDEHDRLIAKHEAALAALRTRRDVLDGERKARPDHRELHASATDLNRAGADVDAADSQVRRWIGVVTEREKDVKQALLALTALAAQHNVPADRAAVAKLSDAVGNFQDQAENWLDSYAELLSARREASALGEQARRSGSIAEQRESEAGEADKQHRRLVAKLEAIEGTVGADFRQVQSEIEALRRRLGDLRGERASTHKELNRLAGRLGELGARRTTDAEHRDAAVEKRDTMAHRFRHLATGVFPADSGMDDLERFKATLTSSDGVRATLDAARMAAAAWPTLAHAPNNLGDAVHRLSESVHECRSTLSSRADLDLETDEDVQVFTAVVDGVRVGAAELLAILRAEAERSRHEITERERELFDKTLTGGTRRHLADRIRQATELVDGMNARLERVRTASNVAVQLVWQVAPDLPAGTKAARDLLLKDPVRLTESDRESLHQFFRDRIEQAKADGTAASWEQQLAQVFDYTSWHRFVVKVDRANGAGWQLLTKKLHGALSGGEKAIALHLPLFAAVAAHYEAAPEAPRLILLDEVFVGVDSINRGQVFALLSALDLDLMLTSDHEWCTYAELSGIAIHQLITGDDSDAVTTARFTWNGHDLAPDGDEP, encoded by the coding sequence GTGAACGCGTCGAGATGGATACCGAGCCGGGCGGGCATCCTCAATGTCTGGCGCTACTACGACGAGGTGTTCGAGTTCCACGAGGGACGTCTGCTGCTGCGCGGCCAGAACGGCAGCGGCAAGTCCAAGGCACTCGAACTGCTGCTGCCGTTCCTGTTCGACGCGAGCCTGCGGGCCCACCGGCTGTCGACCTTCGGCACCAGCGAACGGACAATGCACTGGAACCTCATGGGCGACGGTGCCTCCGGCACCACCCGCGTCGGCTACGTCTGGCTGGAGTTCCGCCTGCCTGGCGGTCCGGATCGGTGGTTCACCTGCGGTGCGAGGCTCCAGGCCAGCAAGAATACCACCACTGCGCACGCCGACTACTTCACAACCGGACAGCGCATCGGCACCGATGTCACGCTGGTCAACGACTCCGGTCAACCCCTTACCAAAGCGGTATTGGAGGAACGGCTCGGTGACTCCGGTGTTCTGCACGGCAACGCGGGCGACTACCGAGCCGCGGTCCGCTCCACTCTGTTCCCGACACTCAACGAGCAGCGCTACGACGCGCTGATCACCGCGCTTCTCCAACTGCGCACACCGAAGCTGTCGCAGCGACTCGACCCGCAACTGCTGTCCAGCCTGTTGTCCCGCGCGTTGCCTCCGCTGGGACAACAGGAGATCGCCGATCTCGCGGAAGGTTTCGAGAGGCTCGACCGGCAGCGTGAACGCCTCGCCAACCTGGACGAAGAGGTGGCTGCCACCAAGACACTTGCGTCCCGCCAGAAGTCCTACGCACAGCGGGTGCTGCGCGCCGCGGCAGGCAACCTGATCACCTCGACCACCGAACTCGACAAGCTGACGCGGACCGCCCGGGAGTCGGCCGAGGAGTACGAAGGGGTCGCCGAGGCGAAGACGAGGGCCGAGTGGCGTGCCGAAACGCTGGAACTCGACATCGAGAGCACCGAGTCGAGGATCACCGGGCTCACCGAAAGCGAAAGGTACAAGAAGGGCGAGGAGTACGACCGGCTCCGCCGGCAGACGACCGACGCGGAACTGCAAGCGACCGCGGTAGGCGAGGACGCGGCCGAGAAGCGCTCGCAAGCCGACAAGGACCGGCAGGCCGCACACGACGCCGCACGGGAGACCGACAGGCGCGCCGAGACGGCCCGAGCGCAGCAGACCGAGACCTCGCATGCCGCGACGCGCGCCGGGATGACGAGTCTGCACGACGAGATCGCCGCGTCACTCGACACGGACGTGCAGCCGCGCAGACTGCTCCGCGCCGCGGTGCGGAGCAGGCACGAACAGCTGGACGGGGTCCGTGCCGCGATCGGCACCCACGACCGGGCCGTGGAGCGCCGCACGCAGGCCGAGGACGAACTCGACCAGGCCAGGACCGTGCTTTCGCAGGCGAGGGAGCGACGGGAAGCCGCAGCCGCCCAGCACGAGGCCGCCCTCGCTCGGTTGAGTGCCCGGGTTCGCGACTGGGCATCCTGCTGCCGGGAACTTCACTTCCCCGACCCGGATGCACTGCTGGAGTTGATCGAGTCGGAGACCGGCCTGCTCACCCACGTCGACTCCGTCGCCGCCGCGGCGCTCGAGGCGATCACCCGGGACGAGACGAGCACCAGCGCCCGGCTGGACGCCGTTCGCGCGGACCGGAAACAGCTGTCGACCGAAGTCGACCGGCTCGCGGGTGAACAGGACCTGCCGCCGGATCCGCCGCTGTCGCGCACTGCCGACCGCAGCACGATGACGGGCGCACCGCTGTGGCGGCTCGTCGACTTCGCCGACACCACGAGTGAAACCGTGCACGGTCCGATCGAAGCGGCGCTACAGGCGTCGGGACTGCTCGACGCCTGGATCGGCCACAACGGAGCCGTGGCGGGCCACGACGTCTTCGCCGATCCCGCGGTATTGGCCGCTGTGCCGATGTCGCTGGCTGACGTGCTGGTTCCGGAGCAGGACGCGGAAGTGCCTGCCGATGTGGTGCGGAAGTTGCTGTCCACCGTCGCGTTCGGCGACGAGCTTCCACCCGAGCATCCAGCCGCGATCGGTGCCGACGGCAGTTGGCGGCTGGGCAACGTAACCGGAACCTGGAGCAAGGAGCACCCTGCTCACATCGGTGTTCTCGCACGCCGGCGGGCCAGGCAGCGCCGGATCGACGAACTCCGCGAACGCATCGACGAACACGACCGGCTGATCGCAAAGCACGAAGCCGCGCTGGCGGCACTACGCACTCGGCGCGATGTTCTGGACGGCGAACGAAAAGCCCGGCCCGACCATCGTGAGCTTCACGCGTCTGCGACGGACCTCAACCGTGCCGGGGCCGATGTGGATGCCGCGGATTCGCAGGTTCGGCGGTGGATTGGGGTGGTGACCGAACGCGAGAAGGACGTCAAGCAAGCCCTGCTCGCTTTGACCGCCTTGGCGGCGCAGCACAACGTACCCGCCGATCGAGCGGCAGTGGCGAAACTGTCCGACGCTGTCGGCAACTTCCAAGACCAGGCCGAAAACTGGCTGGACAGCTACGCCGAACTGCTGTCGGCTCGACGTGAGGCGAGCGCGCTCGGCGAACAGGCTCGCCGCTCCGGATCGATCGCGGAACAGCGTGAGAGTGAGGCGGGCGAAGCCGACAAGCAGCATCGTCGGCTGGTGGCGAAGCTCGAAGCGATCGAGGGCACCGTAGGTGCTGACTTTCGGCAGGTTCAGTCCGAGATCGAGGCCCTACGGCGACGGCTGGGAGACCTGCGCGGCGAGCGCGCCTCCACCCACAAGGAACTGAACCGGCTCGCCGGACGTCTCGGTGAACTTGGCGCACGCCGCACCACAGACGCCGAACACCGGGACGCGGCTGTCGAGAAGCGCGACACCATGGCCCACCGGTTCCGCCACCTGGCCACCGGAGTCTTTCCCGCCGACAGCGGTATGGATGATCTTGAGCGGTTCAAGGCGACTCTGACCTCCTCCGACGGGGTCCGCGCGACACTCGACGCCGCACGCATGGCCGCCGCGGCCTGGCCGACGCTGGCGCACGCACCGAACAACCTCGGCGACGCCGTGCACCGCTTGTCCGAGTCGGTCCACGAGTGCCGGAGCACGCTGAGTTCCAGGGCGGATCTCGACCTGGAGACCGACGAGGACGTCCAAGTCTTCACCGCCGTAGTGGACGGGGTCCGGGTCGGCGCGGCGGAGCTGCTCGCCATCCTGCGCGCCGAGGCGGAACGCAGCCGCCATGAGATCACCGAGCGGGAACGCGAGCTGTTCGACAAGACCCTCACCGGCGGCACCCGTCGTCATCTGGCCGACCGGATCCGCCAGGCCACCGAACTCGTCGACGGCATGAACGCGCGACTGGAACGTGTGCGCACGGCGTCGAACGTCGCTGTCCAGCTCGTCTGGCAGGTGGCGCCCGATCTGCCGGCAGGCACCAAGGCCGCGCGGGATCTGCTGCTCAAGGACCCGGTACGGCTGACCGAATCCGACCGCGAGTCGCTGCACCAGTTCTTCCGGGACCGCATCGAACAGGCCAAGGCCGACGGCACCGCTGCCAGCTGGGAACAGCAGCTGGCGCAAGTCTTCGACTACACCTCCTGGCACCGGTTCGTGGTCAAGGTCGACCGCGCCAACGGGGCGGGGTGGCAGCTGCTGACCAAGAAGCTGCACGGCGCGCTGTCCGGCGGTGAGAAGGCCATCGCACTGCATCTGCCCCTGTTCGCGGCTGTCGCCGCCCACTACGAAGCCGCGCCGGAGGCACCCCGTCTCATCCTGCTCGACGAGGTGTTCGTCGGCGTGGACAGCATCAACCGCGGCCAGGTGTTCGCGCTGTTGTCCGCACTCGACCTCGACCTCATGCTCACCTCCGACCATGAGTGGTGCACATACGCCGAGCTGAGCGGCATCGCCATCCACCAGCTCATCACCGGCGATGACAGCGACGCGGTCACCACTGCCCGCTTCACCTGGAACGGCCACGACCTCGCGCCGGACGGAGACGAACCCTAA
- a CDS encoding SpaA isopeptide-forming pilin-related protein, producing MRTFRKLVTAVLGSAVLAGGTLLATPGAALADPQEGLGHETSPGQPYVGNPQPERDWLGSYVVNGRQVWCVQFALTAPGSGEEYKPGDELKTKWGEPIAEDVAADISYLLLRYGTTQDADKAAALAHLLHSRTSAPREGHDDLNPDRGFKDIGYDVEGHLAKLPQQVKDAVTELQDEAVANRGPWEAGLTAPEQPQTIGQAAEWTLTVQRADGKGVGDVPVKLTATDAEVEGLAEDGTVTTPADGGPLALKVTPTGPNPKITGVLSAPADRPYVQEAVNQPDSTQRVVSTGGEKQLTIEDATTAVTAPGAVHVGKVDAESQAAIAGVALRITAADGKPALRQDGTELLGPDGQPAVVTTGTDGTVSVPDLKTPQDIVITEVAPAKGYEDAFDAANPPSVAGTLQPGQTLELSLSNQANTPTVPIRIPAGDPGAPTGETVEFGEMSLLAAGALALVATAFGGFALRRRAGSANGRR from the coding sequence ATGCGCACGTTCAGGAAGTTGGTCACGGCGGTACTGGGGTCCGCCGTGCTCGCAGGGGGGACGCTCCTGGCGACGCCAGGGGCTGCTCTGGCCGATCCGCAGGAAGGACTCGGCCACGAAACCAGCCCCGGTCAGCCCTACGTTGGAAACCCGCAGCCGGAGCGCGACTGGCTCGGCTCCTACGTCGTCAACGGCCGTCAGGTCTGGTGCGTGCAGTTCGCGCTGACCGCGCCCGGCAGCGGCGAGGAGTACAAGCCCGGCGACGAGCTGAAGACCAAGTGGGGCGAGCCGATCGCCGAGGACGTCGCGGCCGACATCTCCTACCTCCTCCTTCGCTACGGCACCACGCAGGACGCCGACAAGGCCGCGGCGCTGGCGCACCTGCTGCACTCGCGGACCTCGGCTCCGCGTGAAGGCCATGACGATCTGAACCCGGACCGCGGGTTCAAGGACATCGGCTACGACGTCGAGGGACACCTCGCCAAGCTCCCGCAGCAGGTCAAGGACGCGGTCACCGAGCTGCAAGACGAGGCGGTCGCCAACCGCGGTCCGTGGGAGGCCGGGCTCACCGCCCCCGAGCAGCCCCAGACCATCGGCCAGGCCGCCGAGTGGACGCTGACCGTGCAGCGCGCCGACGGCAAGGGCGTCGGCGATGTCCCGGTCAAGCTCACCGCGACCGACGCCGAGGTCGAGGGCCTGGCCGAGGACGGCACCGTCACCACACCCGCCGACGGCGGGCCGCTGGCGCTGAAGGTGACGCCGACCGGGCCGAACCCCAAGATCACCGGCGTACTCTCCGCCCCGGCCGACCGGCCGTACGTGCAGGAGGCGGTCAACCAGCCCGACAGCACCCAGCGCGTGGTCTCCACCGGCGGCGAGAAGCAGCTCACGATCGAGGACGCCACGACGGCGGTCACCGCGCCTGGCGCCGTGCACGTCGGCAAGGTCGACGCCGAGAGCCAGGCCGCCATCGCCGGCGTCGCGCTTCGCATCACCGCCGCCGACGGCAAGCCCGCGCTGCGCCAGGACGGCACCGAGCTGCTCGGGCCGGACGGGCAGCCCGCCGTGGTCACCACGGGCACCGACGGCACGGTCTCCGTACCGGACCTCAAGACGCCGCAGGACATCGTGATCACCGAGGTCGCACCGGCCAAGGGCTACGAGGACGCGTTCGACGCGGCCAACCCGCCTTCGGTCGCGGGCACCCTCCAGCCGGGCCAGACGCTCGAGCTGAGCCTGTCGAACCAGGCGAACACCCCCACCGTGCCCATCCGCATCCCGGCAGGCGACCCGGGCGCGCCCACCGGTGAGACCGTCGAGTTCGGCGAGATGAGCCTGCTCGCCGCCGGTGCGCTGGCGCTGGTCGCGACCGCCTTCGGCGGGTTCGCGCTGCGCCGCCGGGCGGGTTCGGCGAACGGGCGGAGGTGA
- a CDS encoding LysR family transcriptional regulator — translation MDVDTRLVRYFAAVAEEGSLTRAAERLYVSQPALTKQIKQLEALLGVRLFTRSRTGMAPTEAGQVLAERAPALLATCDEALRDTKSAARRAARVLRIGFLASAANEPTQDIIARFGVVRPGWRVDMRQAAWSEPTAGLSEGEVDAALLRLPFPGQEALRVEVLLTEPRCVALPANHPLATRDAIPFRELWDEPFVAAPPETGAFRDYWLAADERDGRPPRIGASTDQPDDWLQAIANGYGVALAPESAARFYSRPGVVYRPVIGVSPSRVGIVWPPAADTNPVVQDFVACCLEAVGKTRER, via the coding sequence ATGGACGTGGACACCCGGCTGGTGCGCTACTTCGCCGCGGTCGCCGAGGAGGGCAGCCTCACGCGCGCCGCCGAGCGCCTCTACGTCTCGCAGCCGGCGTTGACCAAGCAGATCAAGCAGTTGGAGGCCCTGCTCGGGGTGCGCCTGTTCACGCGGTCACGCACCGGGATGGCGCCGACCGAGGCGGGACAGGTCCTCGCGGAGCGGGCGCCCGCGTTGCTCGCCACCTGCGACGAGGCGTTGCGGGACACCAAGAGCGCGGCACGCCGGGCGGCGCGGGTGCTGCGGATCGGCTTCCTCGCCAGCGCCGCCAACGAGCCGACGCAGGACATCATCGCCAGGTTCGGCGTCGTGCGGCCGGGATGGCGGGTGGACATGCGGCAGGCGGCGTGGTCGGAGCCGACCGCGGGGCTGTCCGAAGGCGAGGTCGACGCCGCCCTGCTGCGGCTGCCGTTCCCGGGGCAGGAAGCACTGCGCGTCGAAGTCCTGCTCACCGAGCCCCGTTGCGTCGCGTTGCCCGCGAACCACCCGCTGGCGACCCGCGACGCGATCCCCTTCCGCGAGCTGTGGGACGAGCCGTTCGTCGCCGCGCCGCCCGAGACCGGCGCGTTCCGCGACTACTGGCTGGCCGCCGACGAGCGCGACGGTCGCCCTCCGCGCATCGGCGCGTCCACCGACCAGCCCGACGACTGGCTCCAGGCCATCGCCAACGGCTACGGCGTCGCCCTCGCCCCCGAGTCCGCCGCGCGCTTCTACTCGCGTCCCGGCGTCGTCTACCGGCCGGTCATCGGTGTCAGCCCCAGCCGCGTCGGCATCGTCTGGCCACCGGCCGCCGACACGAACCCGGTGGTCCAGGACTTCGTCGCCTGCTGCCTGGAGGCCGTGGGGAAGACTCGGGAGCGGTGA
- a CDS encoding TetR/AcrR family transcriptional regulator, translating into MARKRLTREESRQETRARLLESAAELFAERGVNGASVEQIAERAGYSRGAFYGNFADKHELVVELLRQRTLRELDEVTAIAREPEPFAALREWHKERAEHLVGWLSLRAELLLYALRTPSFRPQMAERERIARDAHAGSIEATFASLGVEPPADPAFLALIVHALEDGLLVQRLLSPDEVSDEVVVDAVELLMRSWSAAGAAKGDT; encoded by the coding sequence GTGGCCCGCAAGCGGCTTACGCGCGAGGAGAGCAGGCAGGAGACCCGGGCGCGGCTGCTCGAGTCGGCGGCGGAGCTGTTCGCCGAGCGCGGAGTCAACGGAGCGTCGGTCGAGCAGATCGCCGAGCGCGCCGGCTACAGCCGCGGCGCCTTCTACGGCAACTTCGCCGACAAGCACGAACTGGTGGTCGAGCTGCTCAGGCAACGGACGCTGCGGGAGCTGGACGAGGTCACCGCCATCGCGCGGGAGCCGGAACCGTTCGCGGCGTTGCGCGAGTGGCACAAGGAGCGGGCCGAACACCTGGTCGGCTGGCTTTCGCTGCGGGCGGAACTGCTCCTCTACGCGTTGCGCACCCCCTCCTTCCGGCCGCAGATGGCGGAGCGGGAACGCATCGCCCGGGACGCGCACGCGGGCAGCATCGAAGCCACCTTCGCCTCCCTCGGCGTCGAACCGCCCGCCGACCCGGCCTTCTTGGCGCTGATCGTGCACGCCCTGGAGGACGGGCTGCTGGTCCAGCGGCTGCTGTCCCCGGACGAGGTCTCCGACGAGGTGGTCGTCGACGCGGTCGAGCTGCTGATGCGCTCGTGGTCGGCGGCCGGGGCGGCGAAGGGCGACACCTGA
- a CDS encoding plasmid pRiA4b ORF-3 family protein, producing the protein MGSDDLVDDLAGSARECPALRDAVVLAGWVDTGRAVTAKGVLRRADVPAAGRALGIELPERVRSAADVPALHWPWTAALGAGLLSIDGGRAVPASALTGWRSANADEVLDLWTRGFAAALTGLFDDDEGSEGLEIGRLALTVLASDPEPTRAELATAISHAILDAGYELYRTFARGFGVRDPAEVTLELLAAFGTVTGTPGRRITPLGRWALSVIGTRGVALLGSSDDAEEDGTYQLKIALQHVRPACWRRVLMSASATLGELHEVIQVAFAWDDDHLHGFTVGRRRYGDPYFDFEYDEHEITLATAFARTRKPITYTYDFGDDWRHEITLEKVVEPAPAATDPICVDGRGDAPVEDCGDDEAAWIAFDKVGINTRLARLGGGGQEAQARLRDDIEVILTDAYGEAEQMTAFQTVLDEEIDFPVPATLLGNPVVVTGLVEDDATLELRARCKGKHAKGLVSFADLEFRPGTVESWLHAAYVTYLGRSPSGVTPPSTWDGLTRWLS; encoded by the coding sequence ATGGGCAGCGACGATCTTGTTGATGATCTTGCCGGGTCGGCGCGTGAGTGTCCGGCATTGCGGGACGCGGTTGTCCTGGCGGGTTGGGTCGACACGGGCCGGGCTGTGACGGCCAAAGGTGTGCTGCGCCGGGCGGACGTGCCGGCGGCGGGCCGTGCGCTGGGCATCGAGTTGCCGGAGCGGGTGCGCAGCGCGGCGGATGTGCCCGCGCTGCACTGGCCGTGGACGGCGGCACTCGGCGCGGGGCTGCTGTCCATCGATGGCGGTCGCGCCGTGCCGGCGTCGGCCCTGACGGGCTGGCGGTCCGCCAACGCCGACGAGGTACTCGACCTCTGGACCCGGGGTTTCGCGGCAGCCCTGACCGGCCTGTTCGACGACGATGAGGGGTCGGAGGGGCTGGAGATCGGCAGGCTCGCCCTGACCGTGTTGGCGAGCGACCCGGAGCCGACCCGCGCCGAGCTGGCGACTGCGATCAGTCACGCCATCCTCGATGCGGGGTACGAGTTGTACAGGACATTCGCTCGCGGGTTCGGCGTACGCGATCCGGCGGAGGTGACGTTGGAGCTGCTGGCGGCCTTCGGCACCGTCACCGGCACGCCGGGGCGGCGGATCACTCCTCTTGGCCGCTGGGCCCTGTCGGTGATCGGCACCCGAGGAGTGGCGTTGCTCGGCTCGTCCGACGACGCGGAAGAAGACGGGACGTACCAGCTCAAGATCGCTCTGCAGCATGTGCGGCCGGCGTGCTGGCGCCGCGTGCTCATGTCGGCATCCGCCACGTTGGGCGAGTTGCACGAGGTCATCCAGGTCGCCTTCGCCTGGGACGACGACCACCTCCACGGGTTCACTGTCGGACGGCGCCGGTACGGCGACCCGTACTTCGACTTCGAGTACGACGAACACGAGATCACCCTTGCCACCGCGTTCGCCCGCACCCGCAAACCCATCACCTACACCTACGACTTCGGGGACGACTGGCGGCACGAGATCACCCTGGAGAAAGTCGTCGAGCCGGCACCAGCCGCCACTGACCCGATCTGCGTGGACGGCCGTGGCGACGCACCGGTTGAGGACTGCGGCGACGACGAGGCTGCGTGGATCGCCTTCGACAAGGTCGGTATCAACACCCGCCTCGCCCGGCTGGGCGGTGGTGGGCAGGAGGCCCAAGCGCGACTGCGTGACGACATCGAGGTCATTCTCACCGACGCCTACGGCGAAGCCGAACAGATGACCGCGTTCCAGACCGTGCTGGACGAGGAGATCGACTTCCCGGTTCCCGCCACGTTGCTGGGTAACCCGGTCGTCGTGACCGGACTCGTCGAGGACGACGCCACGCTTGAGCTTCGCGCTCGCTGCAAGGGGAAGCACGCGAAGGGCCTGGTTTCCTTTGCCGATCTGGAGTTCCGGCCAGGTACCGTCGAGTCGTGGCTGCACGCCGCGTATGTCACCTACCTGGGCCGGTCACCGTCCGGGGTGACTCCGCCGTCCACCTGGGACGGCCTGACCCGCTGGTTGTCCTGA
- the yidC gene encoding membrane protein insertase YidC has product MSAILWFWHKIFGFVLGPDNGFAWALSVFFLVFSLRVVLLKPAISQMRAGRKMQKFAPQIQKLREKHKNDRQRMAQEMQKLQSEHGVNPLGGCLPALLQIPVFLSLFTVLRDFKPGAPSNYIFDADGVRSFVEADIFGAKLSNWIVQSDQELALFGTTRTDMIMVGVPLMIIASVATFFSMRISMKRQTEAAMANPQTAMMGKLMMYIAPVGAIVSGPFLPIAVLLYWMANNFWTLGQAHFLTNKIDREEQKAKEAEIAAKKEAPRPKPGQKPTAKQSQAVVQSPDSNGTETATAEKTGGGAQSKSANGQRAGGRPGGKKTQSKNRPGKQAASAKKGQRKRR; this is encoded by the coding sequence GTGTCGGCCATCTTGTGGTTCTGGCACAAGATCTTCGGCTTCGTGCTCGGCCCGGACAACGGCTTCGCCTGGGCGCTGTCGGTGTTCTTCCTGGTCTTCTCGCTGCGCGTGGTGCTGCTCAAGCCCGCCATCAGCCAGATGCGCGCCGGCCGCAAGATGCAGAAGTTCGCCCCGCAGATCCAGAAGCTGCGGGAGAAGCACAAGAACGACCGCCAGCGCATGGCGCAGGAGATGCAGAAGCTGCAGTCCGAGCACGGGGTGAACCCGCTCGGCGGCTGCCTGCCCGCGCTCCTGCAGATCCCGGTGTTCCTGAGCCTGTTCACCGTGCTGCGCGACTTCAAGCCCGGCGCGCCCAGCAACTACATCTTCGACGCCGACGGCGTCCGCTCGTTCGTCGAGGCCGACATCTTCGGGGCCAAGCTGTCGAACTGGATCGTCCAGTCCGACCAGGAGCTCGCGCTGTTCGGCACCACGCGGACCGACATGATCATGGTCGGCGTGCCGCTGATGATCATCGCCTCGGTCGCCACCTTCTTCTCGATGCGCATCTCGATGAAGCGGCAGACCGAAGCGGCCATGGCCAACCCGCAGACGGCCATGATGGGCAAGCTGATGATGTACATCGCGCCCGTCGGCGCGATCGTGTCGGGCCCGTTCCTGCCGATCGCGGTGCTGCTGTACTGGATGGCCAACAACTTCTGGACCCTGGGCCAGGCGCACTTCCTGACCAACAAGATCGACCGCGAGGAGCAGAAGGCCAAGGAGGCCGAGATCGCGGCGAAGAAGGAGGCCCCGCGGCCCAAGCCGGGGCAGAAGCCCACCGCGAAGCAGTCGCAGGCGGTGGTCCAGTCGCCGGACTCGAACGGGACCGAGACGGCGACCGCGGAGAAGACCGGCGGCGGTGCGCAGAGCAAGTCCGCCAACGGGCAGCGCGCGGGCGGCAGGCCCGGCGGCAAGAAGACGCAGTCGAAGAACCGGCCCGGCAAGCAGGCCGCCTCGGCGAAGAAGGGGCAGCGGAAACGACGCTAG
- a CDS encoding DoxX family protein: MFTAYVTVTIMTALCNLAAAAVDFARSKWVLGNMSKYGLPHSWIYPLGAVKTAGALGLMAGIAVPWIGIAAAAGLFLYFIGAVTTVMRARCHSDVPYPAAFLLLATASLALGLTTT; encoded by the coding sequence GTGTTCACCGCCTACGTCACCGTGACGATCATGACCGCCCTGTGCAACCTCGCGGCCGCGGCCGTCGATTTCGCCCGCTCCAAGTGGGTTCTCGGAAACATGTCGAAGTACGGCCTGCCGCACTCGTGGATCTACCCGCTGGGCGCGGTGAAGACGGCGGGCGCCCTGGGTCTCATGGCCGGCATCGCCGTGCCGTGGATCGGAATCGCCGCGGCAGCCGGGCTCTTCCTGTACTTCATCGGCGCCGTCACCACCGTCATGCGCGCCCGTTGCCACTCCGACGTGCCCTACCCCGCGGCGTTCCTCCTGCTGGCAACCGCGTCGCTCGCACTCGGACTCACCACGACGTGA
- a CDS encoding class F sortase → MRPSRRRLVTLLAVGVVAVVAVVGVVTTTLLSGGTQPRPLAAGPAPAAERPAPPPVAEEALPPQPVHVPAGQPPGTVRLPRGGTAELVRKELDRSGTLPVPDGVTEATWWGAGLDSPKGATVLAGHVNWKGTTGPFAELWDSSAGQEVTVADDDGRSWRYRVSEIVTVDKESLPQRAAELFGQGGAHRLVLVTCGGRYVGGDTGYDENRIVVATPVA, encoded by the coding sequence GTGCGACCCAGCAGGCGTCGCCTGGTCACGCTGCTCGCGGTGGGCGTGGTCGCGGTGGTGGCGGTCGTCGGCGTGGTCACCACCACCCTGCTCTCCGGAGGTACGCAGCCGCGGCCGCTGGCAGCCGGGCCTGCTCCCGCCGCTGAACGGCCCGCCCCGCCGCCCGTCGCGGAGGAAGCCCTCCCGCCGCAGCCGGTGCACGTCCCCGCCGGGCAACCGCCGGGCACCGTCCGCCTGCCGCGAGGAGGCACGGCGGAGCTGGTGCGCAAGGAGCTCGACCGCTCCGGGACCCTGCCGGTGCCCGACGGGGTCACCGAAGCGACCTGGTGGGGCGCGGGGCTGGACTCCCCGAAGGGCGCCACGGTCCTCGCCGGGCACGTGAACTGGAAGGGCACCACCGGCCCGTTCGCCGAGCTGTGGGACAGCTCGGCCGGGCAGGAGGTCACCGTCGCCGACGACGACGGCAGGAGCTGGCGCTACCGCGTGTCGGAGATCGTGACAGTGGACAAGGAGAGCCTGCCCCAGCGCGCGGCCGAGCTGTTCGGCCAGGGCGGGGCGCACCGGCTGGTGCTGGTCACCTGCGGCGGCCGCTACGTCGGCGGCGATACCGGCTACGACGAGAACCGCATAGTCGTCGCCACCCCGGTGGCCTGA